A genomic region of Xanthomonas campestris pv. phormiicola contains the following coding sequences:
- a CDS encoding DNA topoisomerase I, with the protein MSKHLLIVESPAKAKTINKYLGKDFHVLASYGHVRDLIPKEGAVDPDDGFAMRYALIEKNEKHVEAIAKAAKLADDIYLATDPDREGEAISWHIAEILKERGLLKDKPLHRVVFTEITPRAIKEAMANPRQIAVDLVDAQQARRALDYLVGFNLSPVLWRKVQRGLSAGRVQSPALRMIVEREEEIEAFLAREYWSIGADCLHPSQPFAAKLVKLDGQKFEQFTITDGDTAEAARMRLQKAAQGALHVTDVASKERKRRPAPPFTTSTLQQEASRKLGFTTSRTMRVAQKLYEGVTLGEEGTVGLISYMRTDSVNLSQDALAEIRDVIARDFGTGALPDKPNMYQTKSKNAQEAHEAIRPTSALRTPAQMARYLDDDGRRLYELIWKRAVACQMVPATMNTVTVELAAGNEHSFRASGTTVIDPGFLAVYEEGKDQKAAEDEDEGRKLPPMKPGDRIPLDRIHADQHFTEPPPRYSEASLVKTLEEYGIGRPSTYASIIQTLLFRKYVELDARRFRPSDVGRAVSKFLSGHFTRYVDYDFTAKLEDELDAVSRGEEEWRPLMEKFWGPFKELVEEKKESVDRSEATGARELGTDPKTGKPVSVRLGRFGPYAAIGSTAEDAEDKPKFASLRPGQSMHTITLEDALELFLMPRALGQDKGEDVSVGIGRFGPFAKRGSVYASLKKEDDPYTIDLARAVFLIEEKEEIARNRIIKEFPGSDIQVLNGRFGPYISDGKLNGKIPKDREPATLSLEEVQKLLEETGKPARRGFGAKKAAAKKEAAPKKSAAKKAAADAPAKPAAKKAVKKAVKKTAKKAAKKVVKKAATKRA; encoded by the coding sequence ATGTCCAAGCACCTGCTCATCGTCGAATCGCCCGCCAAGGCCAAGACGATCAACAAATACCTCGGCAAGGACTTCCACGTCCTGGCCTCGTATGGGCACGTGCGCGACCTGATCCCGAAAGAGGGCGCGGTGGATCCGGACGACGGCTTCGCGATGCGCTACGCGCTGATCGAGAAGAACGAAAAGCACGTCGAAGCCATCGCCAAGGCCGCCAAGCTCGCCGACGACATCTATCTGGCGACCGACCCGGACCGCGAGGGCGAGGCGATCAGCTGGCACATCGCGGAGATCCTGAAGGAGCGCGGGCTGCTCAAGGACAAGCCGCTGCACCGGGTGGTGTTCACCGAAATCACCCCGCGCGCGATCAAGGAGGCGATGGCCAACCCGCGGCAGATCGCGGTGGACCTGGTCGATGCGCAGCAGGCGCGGCGCGCGCTGGACTACCTGGTCGGCTTCAACCTGTCGCCGGTGCTGTGGCGCAAGGTGCAGCGCGGCCTGTCCGCCGGCCGCGTGCAATCGCCGGCGCTGCGCATGATCGTGGAGCGCGAGGAAGAGATCGAAGCCTTCCTCGCCCGCGAATACTGGAGCATCGGCGCCGACTGCCTGCACCCCTCGCAGCCGTTCGCGGCCAAGCTGGTCAAGCTCGACGGACAGAAGTTCGAGCAGTTCACCATCACCGACGGCGACACCGCCGAAGCGGCGCGGATGCGCCTGCAGAAGGCCGCGCAGGGCGCGCTGCACGTCACCGACGTGGCCAGCAAGGAGCGCAAGCGCCGCCCGGCGCCGCCGTTCACCACCTCCACGCTGCAGCAGGAGGCCTCGCGCAAGCTCGGCTTCACCACCAGCCGCACCATGCGCGTGGCGCAGAAGCTGTACGAAGGCGTGACCCTGGGCGAGGAAGGCACGGTCGGCCTGATCAGCTACATGCGTACCGACTCGGTGAACCTGTCGCAGGACGCGCTGGCCGAGATCCGCGACGTGATCGCGCGCGACTTCGGCACCGGCGCGCTGCCGGACAAGCCGAACATGTACCAGACCAAGTCCAAGAACGCGCAGGAAGCGCACGAGGCGATCCGCCCGACCAGCGCGCTGCGCACCCCGGCGCAGATGGCCAGGTACCTGGACGACGACGGCCGCCGCCTGTACGAGCTGATCTGGAAGCGCGCGGTGGCCTGCCAGATGGTGCCGGCGACGATGAACACCGTCACCGTGGAACTGGCCGCCGGCAACGAGCACAGCTTCCGCGCCAGCGGCACCACGGTGATCGACCCGGGCTTTTTGGCGGTGTACGAGGAAGGCAAGGACCAGAAGGCCGCCGAGGACGAGGACGAGGGCCGCAAGCTGCCGCCGATGAAGCCCGGCGACCGCATCCCGCTCGACCGCATCCACGCCGACCAGCATTTCACCGAGCCGCCGCCGCGCTACTCGGAAGCCTCGCTGGTCAAGACGCTCGAGGAATACGGCATCGGCCGCCCGTCGACCTATGCCTCGATCATCCAGACCCTGCTGTTCCGCAAGTACGTGGAGCTGGACGCGCGCCGTTTCCGCCCCTCGGACGTGGGCCGCGCGGTCAGCAAGTTCCTGTCCGGCCACTTCACCCGCTACGTCGACTACGACTTCACCGCCAAGCTCGAGGACGAGCTGGACGCGGTGTCGCGCGGCGAGGAGGAATGGCGGCCGCTGATGGAGAAGTTCTGGGGCCCGTTCAAGGAACTGGTCGAGGAGAAGAAGGAATCGGTGGACCGCTCCGAGGCCACCGGCGCGCGCGAGCTCGGCACCGACCCCAAGACCGGCAAGCCGGTCAGCGTGCGCCTGGGCCGGTTCGGACCGTATGCGGCGATCGGCAGCACCGCCGAGGACGCCGAGGACAAGCCCAAGTTCGCCTCGCTGCGGCCGGGCCAGAGCATGCACACCATCACCCTGGAAGACGCGCTGGAGCTGTTCCTGATGCCGCGCGCGCTGGGCCAGGACAAGGGCGAGGACGTCAGCGTCGGCATCGGCCGCTTCGGCCCGTTCGCCAAGCGCGGCAGCGTCTATGCCTCGCTGAAGAAGGAAGACGACCCGTACACCATCGACCTGGCGCGCGCGGTGTTCCTGATCGAAGAGAAGGAAGAGATCGCGCGCAACCGCATCATCAAGGAGTTTCCCGGCAGCGACATCCAGGTGCTCAACGGCCGCTTCGGCCCGTACATCAGCGACGGCAAGCTCAACGGCAAGATCCCCAAGGATCGCGAGCCGGCCACGCTGAGCCTGGAAGAAGTGCAGAAGCTGCTGGAAGAGACCGGCAAGCCGGCACGCCGCGGCTTCGGCGCCAAGAAGGCCGCGGCCAAGAAGGAAGCCGCGCCGAAGAAGAGCGCGGCCAAGAAGGCCGCGGCCGACGCCCCGGCCAAGCCCGCGGCGAAGAAGGCGGTCAAGAAGGCGGTCAAGAAGACCGCGAAGAAAGCCGCCAAGAAAGTGGTCAAGAAGGCCGCGACCAAGCGCGCCTGA
- a CDS encoding Sua5/YciO/YrdC/YwlC family protein has translation MTDLSLRQAVAALQQGGVVAYPTEAVWGLGCDPYDQAAVTRLLRIKQRPVEKGLIVVAAELEPLRPLLELSALPPARLAEVLASWPGAHTWVLPAAAQAPPWITGAHRSIAVRISAHPQVAALCRAWDGALVSTSANRGGEPPARQRGELDPQLLAALDGVLDGETGGLAQPTPIRDAVSGEILRA, from the coding sequence ATGACCGATCTGTCGCTCCGCCAAGCCGTCGCCGCCCTGCAGCAGGGCGGGGTCGTCGCCTACCCGACCGAAGCGGTCTGGGGCCTGGGCTGCGATCCGTACGACCAGGCGGCGGTGACGCGCCTGCTGCGGATCAAGCAGCGGCCGGTGGAAAAGGGCCTGATCGTGGTCGCCGCCGAACTGGAGCCGCTGCGCCCGCTGCTCGAGCTGTCGGCGCTGCCGCCGGCACGCCTGGCCGAGGTGCTGGCCAGTTGGCCCGGGGCGCACACCTGGGTGCTGCCGGCCGCGGCGCAGGCGCCGCCCTGGATCACCGGCGCGCACCGCAGCATCGCGGTGCGGATCAGCGCGCATCCGCAGGTGGCCGCCCTGTGCCGCGCCTGGGACGGCGCGCTGGTGTCGACCAGCGCCAACCGCGGCGGCGAGCCGCCGGCGCGGCAGCGCGGCGAACTGGATCCGCAACTGCTGGCCGCGCTGGACGGCGTGCTCGATGGCGAAACCGGCGGCCTGGCCCAGCCCACCCCGATCCGCGACGCGGTCAGCGGCGAGATCCTGCGCGCCTGA
- a CDS encoding DUF4124 domain-containing protein, producing MSCLVRPALLLTALLQLAGAAWAQSTQTVSSDGMQGAVRIYRCIGHSGAVSLQNAPCENARQQQVLDMQRPRDPPPRPTTTLSTDPARAAASPAPLPQREIRIVSVQPPQPMYECVTSEGQRYTSDDNEGNPRWVPLWTIGYAGGDGDGYRHGHGGGNGGRPPPVYPGAGVVVPAGSTLIRDTCNALPPQEVCARLTDRRWELIRRYNSALQSERRALETEQRGIDARLDRDCGSG from the coding sequence ATGTCCTGCCTCGTTCGCCCTGCCCTGCTCCTGACCGCGCTGTTGCAGCTGGCCGGCGCCGCCTGGGCGCAAAGCACGCAGACCGTCAGCAGCGATGGCATGCAGGGCGCGGTGCGCATCTACCGCTGCATCGGCCACTCCGGCGCGGTCAGCCTGCAGAACGCGCCCTGCGAGAACGCACGCCAGCAGCAGGTGCTGGACATGCAGCGCCCGCGCGATCCGCCGCCGCGCCCGACCACCACGCTCAGCACCGATCCGGCGCGCGCCGCGGCCTCGCCGGCGCCGCTGCCGCAGCGCGAGATCCGCATCGTCAGCGTGCAGCCGCCGCAGCCGATGTACGAATGCGTCACCAGCGAGGGCCAGCGCTATACCAGCGACGACAACGAAGGCAATCCGCGCTGGGTGCCGCTGTGGACCATCGGCTATGCCGGCGGCGACGGCGACGGCTATCGCCACGGTCATGGCGGCGGCAATGGCGGCCGCCCACCGCCGGTGTATCCCGGCGCCGGCGTGGTGGTGCCGGCCGGCAGCACCCTGATCCGCGACACCTGCAATGCGCTGCCGCCGCAGGAAGTGTGCGCACGCCTGACCGACCGCCGCTGGGAACTGATCCGCCGCTACAACAGCGCGCTGCAGAGCGAGCGCCGCGCGCTGGAGACCGAACAGCGCGGCATCGACGCGCGGCTCGACCGCGACTGCGGCAGCGGCTGA
- a CDS encoding DUF4124 domain-containing protein, with amino-acid sequence MRGGACLAALLACAGAAQAEQVAFYRCTDAYDNLTVQNQPCPKGMSQEKKIMQGVGRAPAQVPVAPPVAPAAPAPPAPAPAAVAATPDPPAPPPAPPVPSAPRLPPPTLYACTTYEQQRYVGETAEPPPRCVPMRTMGLDGGPDKTGGSACEVLRDRCEALPEAGSCEAWKSYVAEAETHWRFAVPEHAEPLRQEFRRRQQVLDASSCGAPEQDASAPPRPL; translated from the coding sequence ATGCGCGGCGGCGCCTGCCTCGCCGCGCTCCTGGCCTGCGCCGGCGCCGCGCAGGCCGAGCAAGTGGCGTTCTATCGCTGCACCGACGCGTACGACAACCTGACCGTGCAGAATCAGCCATGCCCCAAGGGCATGAGCCAGGAAAAGAAGATCATGCAGGGCGTCGGCCGCGCCCCCGCGCAGGTGCCGGTTGCCCCGCCGGTTGCACCGGCCGCGCCCGCACCGCCGGCGCCCGCACCCGCCGCTGTGGCCGCCACGCCCGATCCACCGGCACCGCCGCCAGCGCCACCGGTGCCGAGCGCGCCGCGCCTGCCGCCGCCCACGCTGTACGCCTGCACCACCTACGAGCAGCAGCGCTACGTCGGCGAAACCGCCGAGCCGCCGCCGCGCTGCGTTCCCATGCGCACCATGGGCCTGGACGGCGGCCCCGACAAGACCGGCGGCAGCGCCTGCGAGGTGCTTCGCGACCGCTGCGAGGCGCTGCCCGAGGCAGGCAGCTGCGAGGCCTGGAAGAGCTACGTGGCCGAAGCCGAGACGCACTGGCGCTTCGCGGTGCCCGAGCACGCAGAGCCGCTGCGGCAGGAATTCCGGCGCCGCCAGCAGGTGTTGGACGCCAGCAGCTGCGGCGCGCCGGAGCAGGACGCCAGCGCGCCGCCTCGCCCCCTGTAG
- the maiA gene encoding maleylacetoacetate isomerase — translation MEEALQLYTYWRSSAAYRVRIGLNLKGLAYQALPVHLLRDGGQQHSPEYARLNPQELVPTLCHDGQPIRQSLAILEYLDERWPEPPLLPDAAIDRARVRGLAQLIASDVHPLNNLRVTRFFENVWNVPQSEREEWMLHWIVLGFDALEQLLAESPDTGTYCHGEQPGMADCCLVPQVFNARRFGVDMQAYPTIARIEQACLALPAVEAARPERQPDAQG, via the coding sequence GTGGAAGAGGCGTTGCAGCTGTACACCTACTGGCGGTCCAGCGCCGCCTATCGCGTCCGCATCGGCCTCAATCTGAAGGGGCTGGCCTATCAGGCGCTGCCGGTGCACTTGCTGCGCGACGGTGGCCAGCAGCATTCGCCCGAGTACGCGCGGCTCAATCCGCAGGAACTGGTGCCCACGCTGTGCCACGACGGCCAGCCGATCCGCCAGTCGCTGGCGATCCTGGAATACCTGGACGAGCGCTGGCCGGAGCCACCGTTGTTGCCCGACGCGGCGATCGACCGTGCCCGGGTGCGCGGGCTGGCGCAACTGATCGCCAGCGACGTGCATCCGCTCAACAACCTGCGCGTGACCCGGTTCTTCGAGAACGTCTGGAACGTGCCGCAGTCCGAGCGCGAAGAGTGGATGCTGCACTGGATCGTGCTGGGCTTCGATGCGCTGGAGCAGTTGCTTGCCGAGTCGCCCGATACCGGCACTTACTGCCACGGCGAACAGCCGGGAATGGCCGATTGCTGCCTGGTGCCGCAGGTGTTCAACGCGCGCCGTTTCGGCGTGGACATGCAGGCGTATCCGACCATCGCGCGGATCGAGCAGGCCTGCCTGGCGCTGCCTGCGGTCGAGGCGGCGCGGCCGGAGCGGCAGCCGGACGCGCAGGGCTGA
- a CDS encoding fumarylacetoacetate hydrolase family protein has translation MKLGSLKEGGRDGTLIVVSRDLTRAVRATGIAATLQRALEDWSNLAPRLNALSESLNDGSADGQFDLDLAALAAPLPRAYEFLDGSAYLPHVERVRRARGAEVPESFYTDPLMYQAVSAGFYGPRDAVKVVSEDYGIDLEAEIVVVTDDVPMAVDAQQAAAHIQLVGLVNDVSLRNLIPAELAKGFGFVQSKPRSALSPVFVTPDELGEAWRDNKLHLPLLTHINGAWFGAPEAGEDMQFDFAQLVAHAAKTRPLAAGAVIGSGTIANQDTTRGASCFAELRVVETLRDGQPSTPFMKFGDVVRIEMLDRDGVSIFGAIEQRIEPASRP, from the coding sequence ATGAAGCTAGGTTCCCTGAAGGAAGGCGGTCGCGACGGCACCCTGATCGTCGTTTCCCGCGATCTGACCCGCGCCGTGCGCGCCACCGGCATCGCCGCGACCCTGCAGCGCGCGCTGGAGGACTGGAGCAATCTGGCGCCGCGCCTGAACGCGCTGTCCGAGTCGCTCAACGACGGCAGCGCCGATGGCCAGTTCGACCTGGACCTGGCCGCGCTGGCCGCGCCGCTGCCGCGCGCCTACGAATTCCTCGACGGCAGCGCCTACCTGCCGCACGTGGAGCGGGTGCGGCGCGCGCGCGGCGCCGAGGTGCCGGAGAGCTTCTACACCGATCCGCTGATGTACCAGGCGGTCAGCGCCGGCTTCTACGGCCCGCGCGATGCGGTCAAGGTGGTCAGCGAGGACTACGGCATCGACCTGGAGGCGGAGATCGTGGTGGTCACCGACGACGTGCCGATGGCGGTCGATGCGCAGCAGGCCGCCGCGCATATCCAGCTGGTCGGGCTGGTCAACGACGTGTCGCTGCGCAACCTGATCCCGGCCGAGCTGGCCAAGGGCTTCGGCTTCGTGCAGTCCAAGCCGCGCTCGGCGCTGTCGCCGGTGTTCGTCACCCCGGACGAACTGGGCGAGGCCTGGCGCGACAACAAGCTGCATCTGCCGCTGCTGACCCACATCAACGGCGCCTGGTTCGGCGCGCCGGAAGCCGGCGAGGACATGCAGTTCGATTTCGCGCAACTGGTCGCGCACGCGGCCAAGACCCGGCCGCTGGCGGCCGGCGCGGTGATCGGCTCGGGCACCATCGCCAACCAGGACACCACGCGCGGCGCCTCCTGCTTCGCCGAGCTGCGCGTGGTGGAAACGCTGCGCGACGGCCAGCCCAGCACGCCGTTCATGAAGTTCGGCGACGTGGTGCGGATCGAGATGCTGGACCGTGACGGAGTAAGCATCTTCGGTGCGATCGAGCAGCGCATCGAGCCGGCGTCCCGCCCCTGA
- the queD gene encoding 6-carboxytetrahydropterin synthase QueD has product MDIFKIFTLEAAHRLPNVPPGHKCARLHGHSFRIELHVSGEPGADTGWVMDFGDIKAAFRPIYDRLDHHYLNDIEGLENPTSERLAVWIWERLKPALPLLSEVVVHETCTSGCRYRGPA; this is encoded by the coding sequence ATGGATATCTTCAAGATCTTCACCCTCGAAGCGGCGCACCGCCTGCCCAACGTCCCGCCCGGCCACAAGTGCGCGCGGCTGCACGGGCATTCGTTCCGGATCGAGCTGCACGTCAGCGGCGAACCTGGCGCCGACACCGGCTGGGTCATGGACTTCGGCGACATCAAGGCCGCGTTCCGTCCGATCTACGACCGCCTCGACCACCACTACCTCAACGACATCGAGGGACTGGAGAACCCGACCAGCGAACGCCTGGCGGTGTGGATCTGGGAACGGCTCAAGCCGGCATTGCCGCTGCTGAGCGAGGTGGTGGTCCACGAGACCTGCACCTCTGGTTGCCGGTATCGCGGTCCTGCTTGA
- a CDS encoding phasin family protein, which produces MSAQFNDQFSSYTQQFAAAASRANRLALESAESVFGVQLKTFEKNVAATTGFLGELTEARDLGSVQSLWPKGLQIARDNFERLATANQEVFGLGLKTSEAIGQLAKSQFEAASDQAAPKAKTK; this is translated from the coding sequence ATGTCCGCTCAATTCAACGATCAGTTCAGCAGCTACACCCAGCAGTTCGCCGCCGCCGCTTCGCGCGCCAACCGCCTGGCGTTGGAAAGCGCTGAAAGCGTGTTCGGCGTGCAGCTGAAGACCTTCGAGAAGAACGTCGCCGCGACCACCGGCTTCCTCGGCGAACTCACCGAAGCGCGCGACCTCGGCAGCGTGCAGTCGCTGTGGCCGAAGGGCCTGCAGATCGCCCGCGACAATTTCGAGCGGCTGGCCACGGCCAACCAGGAAGTGTTCGGGCTCGGCCTGAAGACCTCCGAAGCCATCGGCCAGCTCGCCAAGAGCCAGTTCGAGGCGGCCAGCGATCAGGCCGCACCGAAGGCCAAGACCAAATAA
- the bioD gene encoding dethiobiotin synthase: MRFPAFYVTGTDTGIGKTVASTALLHALRARGQTAVGMKPVASGCERSADGWRNEDALALQAASMPRPDYADLNPYALPLPLAPELAAADAGVCVEVGPIADAFARLRAQADVVVVEGVGGWAAPLSATLEQADVARALALPVVLVVGLRLGCLNHARLTAAAIAADGLRCIGWIGNEIDPAMERIDANMRMLQERLPIPCWGRLPYRPQPDPAALAASLRPWQGAQMAQD; encoded by the coding sequence ATGCGCTTCCCCGCCTTCTACGTCACCGGCACCGATACCGGCATCGGCAAGACCGTCGCCAGCACCGCGTTGCTGCACGCGTTGCGCGCGCGCGGGCAGACGGCGGTGGGCATGAAGCCGGTCGCCAGCGGCTGCGAGCGCAGCGCGGACGGCTGGCGCAACGAGGACGCGCTGGCGCTGCAGGCGGCGAGCATGCCGCGGCCGGACTACGCCGATCTGAACCCCTACGCCTTGCCGTTGCCGCTGGCGCCGGAACTGGCGGCCGCCGACGCCGGGGTGTGCGTGGAAGTGGGGCCGATCGCCGACGCCTTCGCGCGGTTGCGGGCGCAAGCCGACGTGGTGGTGGTGGAAGGCGTCGGCGGCTGGGCGGCGCCGCTGTCGGCGACCCTGGAGCAGGCCGATGTGGCGCGCGCGCTGGCGCTGCCGGTGGTGCTGGTGGTCGGCTTGCGGCTGGGCTGCCTCAACCACGCCCGGCTCACCGCCGCGGCGATCGCCGCCGACGGCCTGCGCTGCATCGGCTGGATCGGCAACGAGATCGATCCGGCGATGGAGCGCATCGACGCCAACATGCGCATGCTGCAGGAGCGGCTGCCGATACCCTGCTGGGGGCGCTTGCCGTATCGGCCGCAGCCGGACCCGGCGGCGCTGGCGGCGTCGCTGCGCCCATGGCAGGGCGCGCAGATGGCGCAGGACTGA
- a CDS encoding GAF domain-containing protein has protein sequence MFASSSLTGSKPEQYAQLLAQARSLVSGEPDRIANAANLAALVYHALPALNWVGFYLYDGKELVVGPFQGLPACVRIPLHKGVCGAAASTGQTQRIDDVEAFPGHIACDAASRSELVVPLLRAGELIGVFDLDSPDLARFDADDQRGLEAIAQVFVDALR, from the coding sequence ATGTTCGCTTCCTCTTCGCTCACCGGCAGCAAGCCGGAACAGTACGCCCAACTGCTCGCCCAGGCCCGTTCCCTGGTCAGCGGCGAGCCCGACCGCATCGCCAATGCCGCCAACCTGGCGGCGCTGGTGTACCACGCGCTGCCGGCACTGAACTGGGTCGGCTTCTACCTGTACGACGGCAAGGAACTGGTGGTCGGGCCGTTCCAGGGCCTGCCCGCCTGCGTGCGCATTCCGCTGCACAAGGGCGTGTGCGGCGCCGCCGCCAGCACCGGCCAGACCCAGCGCATCGACGACGTCGAGGCCTTTCCCGGGCATATCGCCTGCGATGCGGCATCGCGCTCGGAGCTGGTGGTGCCGCTGCTGCGCGCTGGCGAGCTGATCGGCGTGTTCGACCTGGACAGCCCGGACCTGGCACGCTTCGATGCCGACGACCAGCGCGGCCTGGAAGCGATCGCCCAGGTCTTCGTCGACGCGCTGCGATGA
- a CDS encoding TfoX/Sxy family protein, whose amino-acid sequence MSTEKLRNIGPKSAAWLRQVGLRTQQDLAAAGAVGAFLKVKRAGFKPSLNLLYSLEGALTGCHWQELPEARRAQLLGELDAAAAQLPAQRGLPVAGPVATTHFDRDGDRSDTPYAHDTHDAPDDHERDDGHASERDDD is encoded by the coding sequence ATGAGCACCGAGAAACTGCGCAACATCGGTCCCAAGAGCGCGGCCTGGCTGCGCCAGGTCGGCCTGCGCACGCAGCAGGACCTGGCCGCGGCCGGCGCGGTCGGCGCGTTCCTGAAGGTCAAGCGCGCCGGCTTCAAGCCCAGCCTCAACCTGCTGTATTCGCTGGAAGGCGCACTGACCGGCTGCCATTGGCAGGAACTGCCCGAGGCGCGGCGCGCGCAACTTCTCGGCGAGCTTGACGCCGCGGCGGCGCAGTTGCCGGCGCAGCGCGGCCTGCCGGTGGCCGGACCGGTGGCGACCACCCATTTCGACCGCGATGGCGACCGCAGCGACACGCCCTATGCGCACGACACGCACGACGCACCCGACGACCACGAACGCGACGACGGCCACGCCAGCGAGCGCGACGACGACTGA
- the btuB gene encoding TonB-dependent vitamin B12 receptor — MSSRLLSVAIASALSLPSLALAADAATDLDQVLVTATRTQISVEDSVVPAQVIDRAEIERSQATSLAQLLQGRAGIGVSNQGGLGKLTTLSLRGSESDHVLVLVDGVRIGSASAGLAAFQDLPLSQIERIEIVRGPRSSLYGSDAIGGVIQIFTRRGGQGLQQNLSLGAGSNGLREASAGFSNRGERGWLSVQGGYQKTDGINACNGSATLFAGCYVDEPDRDGYRNTSLSARGGYALSDTLRLEGQALNIDSRNEYDGDPLYAGNEADNTQQVFGGKLDWTPSERVHLAAQLGRNTDQADSYYHAAGSGTRSFVSTFDSRRDTASLQGDFGLAEDQLLSAGADWQREEVTGTTAYDVDQRDNTGVFAEYQGRFGAQQVQASVRSDDNEQFGQHTTGSLGWGLALDGGFKLTASLGTGFKAPTFNDLYYPFSGNPDLKPEKSKSGNLGVAQYADSWNWTFNVYETRVDELISYDAASFLPVNVDKARIRGAELTGYATLAGWELSAQLSHTDPRNRSDGANRDNWLARRARDTARLDVDRGFGPVKLGVTAFGSGHRYDDAANSVRLAGYGTLDLRVEYAFAADWTLQAKASNVFDRDYQTISWYNQPGREYALTLRYAPAAR; from the coding sequence ATGTCGTCCCGCCTGCTTTCGGTCGCGATCGCGTCCGCCCTGTCCCTGCCCTCGCTGGCGCTCGCCGCCGATGCCGCCACCGACCTGGACCAGGTCCTGGTCACCGCCACCCGCACCCAGATCTCGGTCGAGGACAGCGTGGTCCCGGCGCAGGTGATCGACCGCGCCGAGATCGAACGCAGCCAGGCGACCTCGCTGGCGCAGCTGCTGCAGGGCCGCGCCGGCATCGGCGTCTCCAACCAGGGCGGGCTGGGCAAGCTGACCACGCTGAGCCTGCGCGGCAGCGAATCGGACCACGTGCTGGTGCTGGTGGACGGCGTGCGCATCGGCTCGGCCAGCGCCGGCCTGGCCGCGTTCCAGGACCTGCCGCTGAGCCAGATCGAGCGCATCGAGATCGTGCGCGGCCCGCGCTCGAGCCTGTACGGCTCCGATGCGATCGGCGGCGTGATCCAGATCTTCACCCGCCGCGGCGGCCAGGGCCTGCAGCAGAACCTGAGCCTGGGCGCCGGCAGCAACGGCCTGCGCGAGGCCAGCGCCGGCTTCAGCAACCGCGGCGAGCGCGGCTGGCTGTCGGTGCAGGGCGGTTACCAGAAGACCGACGGCATCAACGCCTGCAACGGCTCGGCCACCCTGTTCGCCGGCTGCTACGTCGACGAGCCGGACCGCGACGGTTACCGCAACACCTCGCTCAGCGCGCGCGGCGGCTATGCGCTGAGCGACACGCTGCGCCTGGAAGGCCAGGCGCTGAACATCGACAGCCGCAACGAGTACGACGGCGATCCGCTGTACGCCGGCAACGAAGCCGACAACACCCAGCAGGTGTTCGGCGGCAAGCTCGACTGGACCCCGTCCGAGCGCGTGCACCTGGCCGCGCAGCTCGGCCGCAACACCGACCAGGCCGACAGCTACTACCACGCCGCCGGCAGCGGCACGCGCAGCTTCGTCAGCACCTTCGACAGCCGCCGCGACACCGCCTCGCTGCAGGGCGATTTCGGCCTGGCCGAGGATCAGTTGCTCAGCGCCGGCGCCGACTGGCAGCGCGAGGAAGTCACCGGCACCACCGCCTACGACGTGGACCAGCGCGACAACACCGGCGTGTTCGCCGAGTACCAGGGCCGCTTCGGCGCGCAGCAGGTGCAGGCCAGCGTGCGCAGCGACGACAACGAGCAGTTCGGCCAGCACACCACCGGCAGCCTGGGCTGGGGCCTGGCGCTGGACGGCGGCTTCAAGCTCACCGCCAGCCTCGGCACCGGCTTCAAGGCGCCGACCTTCAACGACCTGTACTACCCGTTTTCCGGCAATCCGGACCTGAAGCCGGAGAAGTCCAAGAGCGGCAACCTGGGCGTGGCGCAGTACGCCGACAGCTGGAACTGGACGTTCAACGTCTACGAGACCCGGGTCGACGAGCTGATCTCCTACGACGCCGCCAGCTTCCTGCCGGTCAACGTGGACAAGGCGCGGATCCGCGGCGCCGAGCTGACCGGCTACGCCACGCTGGCCGGCTGGGAGCTGTCGGCGCAGCTGAGCCACACCGATCCGCGCAACCGCAGCGACGGCGCCAACCGCGACAACTGGCTGGCGCGGCGCGCGCGTGACACCGCGCGGCTGGACGTGGACCGCGGCTTCGGCCCGGTCAAGCTCGGCGTCACCGCATTCGGCAGCGGCCACCGCTACGACGACGCAGCCAACAGCGTGCGCCTGGCCGGCTACGGCACGCTGGACCTGCGCGTGGAATATGCGTTCGCGGCGGACTGGACGCTGCAGGCCAAGGCCAGCAACGTGTTCGATCGCGACTACCAGACCATCAGCTGGTACAACCAGCCGGGCCGCGAGTACGCGCTGACCCTGCGCTACGCGCCGGCGGCGCGCTGA